In one Nicotiana tomentosiformis chromosome 6, ASM39032v3, whole genome shotgun sequence genomic region, the following are encoded:
- the LOC104115419 gene encoding ethylene-responsive transcription factor ERF017 codes for MVKPNGKDTCENSPSSSSKYRGVRKRKWGKWVSEVRLPNSRERIWLGSYDTPEKAARAFDAALFCLRGKTANFNFPENPPEIVNGRSMTPSEIQVAAAQFANSDSDPRVSNWANPRENSDPSSSSSEMFCAESPSVSVSNGLVGLESEKTEMTLDNGFVDMFSSMGTTNDMSDFGIFPGFDDLSGEYYVPPLPNLDNTAEENYMNYDEFHLQGSSFLWNF; via the coding sequence ATGGTGAAACCCAACGGAAAAGATACTTGTGAAAATTCACCATCTTCATCTTCAAAGTATAGAGGAGTACGTAAGAGGAAATGGGGGAAATGGGTTTCAGAAGTTAGACTACCAAACAGCAGGGAAAGAATTTGGTTGGGTTCTTATGACACACCAGAAAAAGCTGCAAGGGCCTTTGATGCAGCACTTTTTTGTTTGAGGGGTAAAACTGCAAATTTCAATTTTCCTGAAAATCCACCGGAAATAGTTAACGGTAGGTCCATGACGCCGTCGGAAATTCAAgtagcagcggctcagtttgcgaATTCGGATTCGGATCCTCGGGTTAGTAATTGGGCTAACCCGAGAGAGAATTCGGATCCTTCGTCGTCATCCTCGGAAATGTTTTGTGCGGAGAGTCCGTCGGTTTCCGTTTCCAACGGATTAGTTGGGTTGGAAAGTGAAAAGACGGAAATGACCCTGGATAATGGATTTGTGGACATGTTTTCTTCAATGGGGACAACTAATGACATGTCCGATTTTGGAATTTTTCCAGGTTTTGATGATTTATCTGGTGAATATTATGTACCACCATTGCCTAATTTGGACAATACTGCTGAGGAGAATTATATGAATTATGATGAGTTCCATTTACAAGGATCTTCTTTTCTTTGGAACTTTTGA